The nucleotide window AACATACCATTAATACTTGAACTAGAACTTCTCAGGCCCTTGTTCCCTTCTCTTGACACTTTTGAGCTGTAGACAGAGATGAAACAGGAGGGAACTTCTGCCTTTAGAATTCTCTCTGAAAAATTAATCACTGACTTAAGGATAATTCACTACAATAAGAAGGGAAAAACTTGAAATTAATGAGAGCTAAGAAGTTAAAGtagaaatggtaaatatttgAGTTGTCTGGGTTTTGTGTCAACAGTGGGAAACTGGAGAGCTCCTTAAAAGAAGAGAGGGGAGTTGTGCTCTAAAGGAAGCAAAGGCAAATTAGGGAAATGAAggtaaaagttaaaaagaatgtATGACAGTGTGGATCTAGGAAATTGCAGCAATCTGTGAAAAAAGTCACAGTTTAGCATTAATGCAGGTTGGCTGGAAATCACAAAAAAATGATTTTGAGGAAGCAGTCTGGTGATGGAGAGACTAAATTTATTTGGTGAAAATGCTTAAATATTAAAAGGAGTTGATTAGAGAAATGGTACAGTGCATTTAGCACTGTGTATTTCAGATTCAGATATTTAGAATATACATTACTCATTCAcaatacattatacatatatatatataatataatgccTATATTAAGAAACTCatatttaaagataagaaaacatacaaaaggaCATCTTACATTTTGTCTGGCATGAACTCTGAGATTAAATTCTCttagacattttattttccctttttcttactTAGTTACCCTGTGAAGGCTATCatcttttagtttttgttgtttagtcactaagtcatgtctgactcttttagacagtatgcactgtagcctgccaggctcctctgtccacgggatttcccaggcaagaatactggaacatgttgccatttatttctccagagaatcttcccaatctagggactgaacctgcgttcCCTGCATCTCCCcaacattgcagtcagattcattaccactgagccgcctgggaagcccccataatcTCACTTAAGTACTTTTAAAGGTCTAAAATTTGGTAAGCAGGTTTATCGGTCATTAAGATTGTTGAGGCGCCATGGTAGGGGTGAGGACGTATTCCAACAATTCTTACTGACTTTATGTCAGGTTCTAAACTTCAAGTGAATGTGTGACCCGCCATgatgttttatttctaatattaattTCTATGATATATTAAGTGGTATATTGCCCTCTATGATGGAGGCAAGTGgagagttctattttttttttttctatctagtATCTAAGCCTCTTTCCCAGTGAGTGAGTGACCCAGGCTGACCTGAGCTCCATCTTGCAGTTGAGTTTTATGATCACCATGCCCTTTGGTTATCTGAGATGGAGCTCACTTCAAATCAGATGTGAAAGACTCTTATAAACTAATTGCAAATTAGAAGGTGCTAGGCAGAAAAAATACAGCTAAAAAGCAAACGGAGACCAGGAAGGGGAAGTATATTTCTTTAGAGAATGTCCCAAGTTACCTAGAGCTGTTCTTATCCTGAGAATAGGCTACTTTTCATGTTTGCTCTTATTTTACTGTTGTCTGTCTTGCTGTGTTATTCATATATTCAAAATCTCTCACATGAGTCAAAAGAACAGAActcaagatttttttgtttttacatagtGGAAACTGAGGATATTGGATTTGATATATCttaaacacaaaacaaataaaattttaaatggatatatatattatattgtgtGTGAGCATGCATTAattcccttcagtcatgtctgacactttgcaaccccatgaatccccacactcctctggccatgggattctccaggcgagaatactggggtgggttgccatgtcctcctccagaggatcttcccaacctagggactggacttgtgtctcttacatctcctgcattggcagacaggttctctaTATTCGATCAGTGAAGTTAAAATCATCAATTTATTTTAACCCATTTCACTGCTGGGTCCAGTGAATTGTAGTGACTTCTAACCTTTTGTTCGCAGATGGGATCCAGAGGACAAAATCCCCCACAGTGGAACCAGACTACATTGGTGAATTTCATCTTGCTTGGCTTCTCTGATATTCCTGACCTACAAGgatttctttttggggtgtttttgATCATGTATATGATTATTCTGATGGGAAATAGTCTCATTATCATAATAACCAAGATGGATCCTTCCCTCCAGActcccatgtactttttcctagGGAATTTTTCTTCCTTGGAAATATGTTATGTATCAGTCACTGTCCCAAGGTTATTAATAGATCTTTGCagtcaaagcagaaatatatCCTTTCTGGCCTGTGCTGctcaaatgtatttctttctggtGTTTGGAGCCACTGAGTGCCTTCTTCTGACTTCAATGGCTTATGACAGGTATGTCGCCATTTGCAACCCACTGCTGTACCCTCTCCTCATGAACAGTAGGTTGTGTATCCAACTGGCCGCTGGCTGTTGGGTCAGTGGAGTTCCAGTGCATATAGTGTTAACCTACCAGATCTTCTCTCTACCCTTCTGTGGCTCTAACCAGTTGAatcacttcttctgtgacatACCTCCAGTGCTTAAGCTTGCCTGTGGGGACACCCTTATTATTGAGACATTAGTTTATGTAATTGCTGTTCTAGTTGTCACTGTTCCTTTTATGTTGATTCTTGGATCTTATGTGAGAATAATTGAGACCATCTTGAAGCTGCCTTCAGCCACTGGGCGAGCcaaggccttctccacctgctcctcccaTCTCATGGTTGTGGCTTTATTCTTTGGATCAGGACTCATTACATATTTAAGACCAAAGTCCAGTCATTCTAAAGGAATGGacaaatttctctctcttttttataccATTGTCACACCAATGTTTAACCCCATGATATATTGTCTGAGAAATAAAGAGGTTATGGTAGCACTGAGAAAATTTTTACTGAAATGAATTGTAATATGACTCAAAACCATCACTTCataaaatttgtttcttatttattataGTCTCCATGCActaatttctgttcttttccaatttttctatGAATCTTAATTATTAtagataagtgatatcatgtctAGATTAAATAAAGCCTCctgctatttttaaataataaatttacccCAAACTCAGTTCAAGGtatttaaatttctgaaataaCACATGGTGGtgttggtttagtcgctaagtcttatCTGCTTCTTGTGGCCAGGTtgctttgtccgtgggattctccaggcaagaatagtggaatgggtttccatttccttctccaggtgatcttcctatcccaggtatcgaacccgggtctgctccattgcaggcagattctctaccaattGAGCTGCGAGGGAAGCTCTCATAGCAGTTATTAATGGTTTTTGTTAGTGTTGTTGCTTTTTAACATTCAAGAACATTGcctatatgcatgcatgcatgctccaTTGCTTAGTCCTATCTGACCCTTTGCAGTCCCATTGTCTGcagcccccaagctcctctgtccatgggatttcccaggcaagaatactggagtgagttgccatttcctcctccatgggattttcctgacccaggcaccCACCCATGTccaaccacctgggaagtcccaatgcCTACATATTCTGATTAAATGAGATTGTTCAAGCTTATATCCCAAGTGCCAACATATTGTCTAAAAAATAATAGACTAAAATAATGACTTATAACAAAGTATAGCAGGCCTAGTACTTTTTGCCCCATTTGAAGATGAGCACTTGAACTGAAAATACGACATCATTTTTCAAGACATAAAATGTTAACTTAGGGT belongs to Bos indicus x Bos taurus breed Angus x Brahman F1 hybrid chromosome 15, Bos_hybrid_MaternalHap_v2.0, whole genome shotgun sequence and includes:
- the LOC113906046 gene encoding olfactory receptor 10AG1-like, with protein sequence MGSRGQNPPQWNQTTLVNFILLGFSDIPDLQGFLFGVFLIMYMIILMGNSLIIIITKMDPSLQTPMYFFLGNFSSLEICYVSVTVPRLLIDLCSQSRNISFLACAAQMYFFLVFGATECLLLTSMAYDRYVAICNPLLYPLLMNSRLCIQLAAGCWVSGVPVHIVLTYQIFSLPFCGSNQLNHFFCDIPPVLKLACGDTLIIETLVYVIAVLVVTVPFMLILGSYVRIIETILKLPSATGRAKAFSTCSSHLMVVALFFGSGLITYLRPKSSHSKGMDKFLSLFYTIVTPMFNPMIYCLRNKEVMVALRKFLLK